The region CGCCGGTGTCGGTCGTGAACTCCGCCTTGCGCTCCCCGAACCGATCGACTGTCGGCTCGACGTCTTCGGCCTCCCACTCGGCTTTCGCCTCGCGGATCGATTCGAGGTCGTCCGGGTCGAACATTATTTAAAACGAGGATTCCCGGGGACTTAATCGTTGACGGAACGCGCCGGGGGCACGGCCTCGACCAGTGCGCCGACGGTCACACGGCGTCGTCGGGGTCGTGCGTGGCCGCCATCCGGTCGGCCTCCGCGGCGTAGCGGGTCTCGGTCTCCGGGTCGTCGACGACGCCGAGTCGCTCGGACTCCACGTCGAGCGCGGCCAGCGTCTCCGGGCCCGTGCCGTCGAAACTCGTCAGCGCGCGCTCCTTCCGGAGGTAGCGCTTCCCGTCCGGCGTCGCGTACACGAGGATGATGATGTTCTGCTCGTCGTCGGAGTACGTCCGTTCGACCAGCCACACCCGCTCGGTGTCGTCCATGTGTCCCCCTACGTGGAGACCGGGCAAACGTCCACCGGTCAGTTTTTGCTTGTGGGGGCCTCACTGTCGGGTATGTCGACGCCGATCCCCGACGAGGACTCGGCCGCCACCGACGACTCGCCGATCCCGGACGACGGCGGCGACGGGAACCGCAAGCGCGCGGCGCTGTACATCGCCCCGTTCGTGGTGCTCGGGGTCGGGAACCTGTTGCTCATCCTCACCTGGGGCGTCAACCCGCTGTGGGGCTTTGCGATCCTCCCGCCGATCCTCTTTATCAGCGTCATCGGCTGGGTCGCGTTCAAGGGCGGGTTCGTCCACGAGCGCGACGACGCGGTCGACGGCGAGTACGACCACGAGAGCGCCTGGGAGTAGCGTGACCGACGGGGTGTCTCAGTACGGTTCGACATCCACGCCGAGTGACCGGAAGTCTTCGACGTTCGCGGTGAGGACCGGTTCCCCGTACGCGTCCGCGACGGCGGCGACCATCGGATCTACCTTGTCGATCCCGCTTTCGCCGTCGGCCTCCATATCCGCCTGTGCAAGCAACTCGCCCGCTCTGCGTGCCAGCGATGCGTCCTGCTCGACGACCGGATACATTCGGAGCGCGTTTCTGACCTGACGGCGCTCGTCGTCGGTTCCGAACGCCACGCCGTACGAAAGCTCCGAAACGACGGGCGACGGGATCCGCTGTACAGTTCCCCCGTCCACGAGTTCGTTCCCCTTCTCGAACGCCCCCGGCTCCCCGTCGAAGAGGTCGATGAGAAACGACGTATCGAGGATCACTCGAATCGCTCCCGGAGTTCGCGTTTTCCGTCCGACGATGTCGACCGCTTCGCCTCCAGCCGCTCACGCATCGTTTCGGCGGTGTCGGACGACAGGATACCCGCGACCTCGTCCGGATGCGGACCGCCGATGAGCCGTCGCAGCGTCTCCTCCATGGTCTCGTCGTCGCGCTTGTGTGCTCGGATGAACTCGTGGAACTCCTCGGAGACCCGCACTGATTTGCTCATCCCTGTCGTATACTCGGATCCACGGCTATATGAATGTCCGGCTGGAGCCCGCGATGAGCGCCTCCCTCCTCATTCTCCGGTGTCGTACTTGTACGACGCGCTGTCCGGGTCGATGCCGAAGTCCTCCGCCGACTCCTCTGGGTCCTCGTCCTCGTCGGGGGCCGCGCCCTTGAACCGCTGGCGGAGGCGGTCGGGCATCACGAACTCCGAGACGGACAGCAGCATGGGGACCGTATCCGGTCGTCCCTCGCGCTTCCCCTCCATGCGTGCGTGGAGCGCGTCCGGTAGCTCCCCCTCCCCGATGCGCTCGAAGCCGAACTGCGCGAGGTAGGACGGCTCGTCGACCAGCGCGTACACGAACGAGAACCCCTCGTCGCGGGCGTGTTCGACGAGGCGCTCGACGACGTGGGCCCCGACGCCCTGGTCCCGCCAGCCGTCCAGCACGCCGATGCTGGTGAGTTCGCAGACGTCGTCGTCCCCCTCGGTCTTGTGGATCCGGATCCGGCCGAAGCCGGCCTTCGTGCCGCTCTCCTCGTCCAGGGCGATCACGTAGTCGCGGGACCGGAACGCCGTCTCGTCCAGCCCCATCGCCTCCAGGTGGTCGAGCAACCACACCTCCTCCCTGTTTTTCGCATCCCGGACGTACATGAGCACGGCTTGGATCCCCGCGGTAAAAAGCGTGTGCAGTGCTCCGACCTCGGAACGTTCTTGGTTGATCCTGCAAGACTTGCCAACGTGCCCATGGAATCACTTGCCGACGTGGACGAGGTCGTCCACACGCCGAGCGAGGAGTTCGTCGAGTCAGCGAACGTCACGCAGTTCATGCGCGAGCACGGCATCGACGACTACGACGAGTTGATCCGGCGCACGACGACCGAGGTCGAGGGTGTCGAGGCCTCGGGCGTCGACTGGTTCTGGGACGAGATCGTCGACTACCTCGACGTGGACTTTTTCGAGCCGTACGATACCGTTCGTGACGACTCCGAGGGGCCGCAGTTCACCGACTGGTACCCCGGCGGGACGACGAACATCGCGCACAACACGCTCGACCGCCACGCCGCCATCGACAGCGGGACGCGCAACAGCGTCGCCTGCATCTGGGAGGGCGAACCCGGCGACGTGCGGGAGGTCACCTACCACGAACTCCACCGGCAGTCGAACAAGGTGGCGAACGCCCTCGAAGCGCGCGGCGTCGGCACCGGCGACACCGTGGGGCTGTACATGCCGATGGTGCCCGAGGTCGTCAGCATCCTCTACGGCTGTTTCAAGGTCGGCGCGATCGCGGTCCCGATCTTCTCCGGGTTCGGCGTCGACGCGACGGCGACACGCATTGAGGACAGCGAGCCGTCGGTGCTGTTCACCGGCGACGGCTTCTACCGCCGCGGCGACGAGGTGTTCCTGAAGGGGACCGCCGACGAGGCGGTCGCCGAGGCCGGCCACGTCGAGCACACGATCGTCTACGACCGCCTCGGGGCGAGCGATCCGGACGCCGACGCGTCGATCCCGTGGGACGATGACCGCGACGAGTGGTGGGCCGACGCCGTCGCGACCGCGGACGACGCGTACGAGACGAAGGAGCTCCCCGCCGACCAGGAGTCGATGCTGCTGTACTCCTCGGGGACGACCGGCCGCCCGAAGGGGATCGTCCACACCCACGCGGGCGTGCTCACGCAGTGCGCCAAGGAGATCTACTTCGGCTTCGACCACAAGGACCACGACCGCTTCTTCTGGGTCAGCGACATCGGCTGGATGATGGGGCCGTGGACGCTGATCGGCAACCATCACTTCGGCGGCACCGTGTTCATGTACGAGGGCGCGCCGGACCACCCCGAGCCGGACCGCTTCTGGGAGATGATCGACCGCCACGACCTGTCGGTGTTCGGCATTTCGCCGACGGCGATCCGCTCGCTCCGCAAGCGCGGCGACGAGTGGGTCGAGAACCACGACCTGTCGAGCCTTCGCATCCTCGGGTCGACCGGCGAGCCGTGGGACCCCGAGTCCTGGAAGTGGTTCCACGAGACGGTCGGCGGCGGCGACGCGCCGATCGTCAACATCTCCGGCGGGACGGAGATCTG is a window of Halostella salina DNA encoding:
- a CDS encoding GNAT family N-acetyltransferase, with translation MYVRDAKNREEVWLLDHLEAMGLDETAFRSRDYVIALDEESGTKAGFGRIRIHKTEGDDDVCELTSIGVLDGWRDQGVGAHVVERLVEHARDEGFSFVYALVDEPSYLAQFGFERIGEGELPDALHARMEGKREGRPDTVPMLLSVSEFVMPDRLRQRFKGAAPDEDEDPEESAEDFGIDPDSASYKYDTGE
- a CDS encoding AMP-binding protein, translating into MESLADVDEVVHTPSEEFVESANVTQFMREHGIDDYDELIRRTTTEVEGVEASGVDWFWDEIVDYLDVDFFEPYDTVRDDSEGPQFTDWYPGGTTNIAHNTLDRHAAIDSGTRNSVACIWEGEPGDVREVTYHELHRQSNKVANALEARGVGTGDTVGLYMPMVPEVVSILYGCFKVGAIAVPIFSGFGVDATATRIEDSEPSVLFTGDGFYRRGDEVFLKGTADEAVAEAGHVEHTIVYDRLGASDPDADASIPWDDDRDEWWADAVATADDAYETKELPADQESMLLYSSGTTGRPKGIVHTHAGVLTQCAKEIYFGFDHKDHDRFFWVSDIGWMMGPWTLIGNHHFGGTVFMYEGAPDHPEPDRFWEMIDRHDLSVFGISPTAIRSLRKRGDEWVENHDLSSLRILGSTGEPWDPESWKWFHETVGGGDAPIVNISGGTEICGCFLMPMPTQPLKPCTLGGPGLGMDIDIVNSAGESVADDNERGFLVARDSCPSMTKSLWEGDERYLDEYWSNWDDLWDHGDWAQQDADGFWFLHGRADDALNVAGRKVGPAEVEGALIDHDAVNQAAAVGAPDDTTGTAVVAYVITEDGVDETDDLREELRAQVGAELGKPFRPREVLFVDEFPKTQSGKIIRRAIEATYTGEDLGDMSSIENPDALDRIADAR
- a CDS encoding PIN domain-containing protein, with amino-acid sequence MILDTSFLIDLFDGEPGAFEKGNELVDGGTVQRIPSPVVSELSYGVAFGTDDERRQVRNALRMYPVVEQDASLARRAGELLAQADMEADGESGIDKVDPMVAAVADAYGEPVLTANVEDFRSLGVDVEPY